A region of the Salvia splendens isolate huo1 chromosome 11, SspV2, whole genome shotgun sequence genome:
CCTGTGGTGCCATCTCAATTGAATGCACCTGACCACTCATCCCGAGTTGCAGCTGCTATGGCAGAAAGTGCAGCAAGAAAGAGAGACTTAAATGTATCAGCTGGAAGCTATCCGCGTAATAAAGTTCCAAAAGGCATGCTGCCTAACACCAAGAGTGTTCCTGAAACTGTAGGTGGTCATTTGCTCCCGCCTCAGCTGTCTGGAAGGTGTGTTCTCCCTTCTACTTTTACTACCCAAGTCATAATGGTACTGCTCTGAACTGCTAACTTGTAGTCATAAATTGCTACAGACATCAGTCTAGTTAATCTAAATCTATGTGTCACTAATTTTTCTGTATATGTAAGGTTCTGCTCAATAATCCTTGTTTAGTTATTAGAATATATATGAGAGAACTTGATTCTTGTTAGTACCAATTGCTTCCCTAGGTCCCAATTGATTTCGGAATGCTAATGGAAAACTGCAACTGTGAAAATAATTGCAGGCAGTCAATAGTTTCTATTACTTTGGCGTTTTTAGAAGTGCGAATTTAGCTTACGTTATTGCTTTAATTATCAATAGTTTTCAACGTTATCTAGTGGTTTTCCTTATTCATGAGTTATGACTTAGTTTATGTGGTCTTGGTAGTCTATAATGAAATAGCAAATTCTTTGGTTCAATATGTCCTTAAATTTATGTATTGCTGGTGTACCATTTTGCAGGAGCAATGTCGTCACAGAAGACATAAGCAAGCTCTTCGTGAGAAAGCATGCTGATACACCAGCGGAGTAGACCAAAGAAGCTGCTGATAAATTTGCACGTAGAATTTGGTTCGACATATCTTTACATGTGTCTTGAGGTTCACGTTGTAGTTTAAAATCTTCAGATTTCGATTGTACGTGGGATGTTCGGAACTTGCAGCATCTTCTACCTTTTACTGTCCCTATCATAGGCAGAAATCAGTTGGGATAATCAATTTGTTTATCCTACTGCTGaattgagaatttttttttatttgtgtataattttacattaatttGCTGGTCTGACTGAAATACAATCTGAATGGGAGCTATTTGAAACCAAGAAAATGTGAATCTAGGAAATTAGGGCTAACAATTTTCGTTGcgacaaagaaaaagaaagtacATGGACTTGCATGACATCAGATTAGTTTGTATCAGACAATAATGTGTCatctttgtgtgtttgttttgccTCTGCACAAATCAGTTCGAACTGCAAATTCTTTTAACTATTAACACCATAATGTATGTGTAAACTTACATCTACATGCATTTTCATCCAAGTTGGACTAAAGAAACAATTTTCTGTACAAATAAATTGATGATTGAATACAGACTTCACAACGAGGGCTGAGCAAGCAATCGTCGAAAAAGAGGTTTGAATTGAGAGTTTAGCCAACTCCACAAAGAGTAATTGGAGCCATGGAATTGCACCCTCACTAACTTGTTAGGCCCTCCCCTTGAAAACTCCAAATCCTTAGTGACTTCATAACCGAGGCTTTGAGAGTCATCGAGCAGAGGCAGCACGACTGAGCCGCCTGACTCCAGGCTTCTAATCCACCCACGCAGAAGAAAGTTGACAACCTAGCAAtatcaaacaacaaaatgatGTTAAAACATAAGCTAATCTTGTTGTATTTCTGACTTGAGTTCTGGAAGACAACATTGTTATCGTTGTTATTGTTAGTACCTCTGGAACTTCATCGTGAGGGCAGTGACCTGCTGGGCTTATCTCGTAGTAGGGAGCATCGGGAACTTGGTTTTTCACCTGCATACCGCAGATGGGCATCACCCAAGGATCATCCTTTCCATATGCAAGACAAATAGGTGTGTTGTTCATCTGGCACCTGCAATCAATCAAAACTTCCATTGATATGGCTGCACTCGTGAAAAGGAGAGAAGCTGCCACGAGTTCTTCTTCGTCACGTACCTAGATAAAGCTTCCTTGAAGGATAATTCCGCCTGAGGTGCAAACATGATGGAAGCAAAGGATGCAGCTGCTGCTGGATGTTGTGTTGTCTCAACAATGCGTGTGAACACATCATCCACATCCGTTGAATGGTCTGTGTATACTTGCTCTAGTATTTTCGCTATGCTTGTTGGATCACTGATCTTCTGCCACCTACAACACCAAACAGGACTTGAGTCTCGAGCAATTATCTCAGAAGCACGCTTGTTCTTATTGGACAGTTTTCTATAAAATATCAAGATAAGAAAGAATTCTGGTATAGCTTACAAAATTTGTACTAGCTTCCTGACACTGGAAGGGAGAGGAAACGTTCCAGCCCAAGGGAAGAGTTTCGACAATCTTGGAGATCTTAGAGGGTTAGGGAGAAATCCCCAGACGGGTGTTGCATTCAGCAAGGTCACGCCTTTCACTAGCTGTGGGTTGCATGCTGCAAAATAGAGTGCCATATATCCCCCAAGTGAGTTTCCAACAAGATAAGCGGGTTCTTTAATCACCTGCAACATCGCAAGCAAGAAACACTTTTTCAACAATAATACTTTAATCATCTATAACTTCAACTCAAGTTACAGTTATTATTCATATGATCTAAGAAAATAATAGTTGGGACAATGAGTGAGTCGCGTTACGGTGTGTACCTCTTCTATAAATTTGTGTACTTGGTCCCTCCACAGATCAGCCGAATAAACCAATTCCTCCGCCCACGTCTCACTCTCATCTCCAAAGCCCCAAACATCATTTTGGCCCGGTAACACATATTGGTTCCCATCTTTGGACTGCAAAGTTGGATCTTCATTTGGCAGCGACATCCCTTGACCCAAGAAATCCAGCGCCCACACCCTATAATCCCGACCAAGATCATTCAGCTGCTTCTTGTAGTGAAATGAGCCTACACCAAATCCGGGCAGGAAAAGAACAGGCGGGGAGTTGACATTCTCTGAACCTGATGTTTCATAATGTACATTGAAATTGGGCTTCCATTCCCAGAAACAGCTGTTTATGGTAGCAACATTGTCTCCATCCGGCAAACCAGGAAT
Encoded here:
- the LOC121755710 gene encoding uncharacterized protein LOC121755710, whose translation is MSLVDYADSSDEDEPQNPPAAAQEKIEQLPENPEERPAPDHLQSRVSTALSPPPSKQSGKVPDQSPVLKLPDAAFLLDSPVVPSQLNAPDHSSRVAAAMAESAARKRDLNVSAGSYPRNKVPKGMLPNTKSVPETVGGHLLPPQLSGRSNVVTEDISKLFVRKHADTPAE
- the LOC121755661 gene encoding pheophytinase, chloroplastic-like yields the protein MEIISCLTALSCCVVDSKGSLPPVVVGSSLRYSHRHTSGLRKQRALAAVCSAKRYEDVTTGVLSETYDPYVLDGLNGLSGTREAIPKVSIPGLPDGDNVATINSCFWEWKPNFNVHYETSGSENVNSPPVLFLPGFGVGSFHYKKQLNDLGRDYRVWALDFLGQGMSLPNEDPTLQSKDGNQYVLPGQNDVWGFGDESETWAEELVYSADLWRDQVHKFIEEVIKEPAYLVGNSLGGYMALYFAACNPQLVKGVTLLNATPVWGFLPNPLRSPRLSKLFPWAGTFPLPSSVRKLVQILWQKISDPTSIAKILEQVYTDHSTDVDDVFTRIVETTQHPAAAASFASIMFAPQAELSFKEALSRCQMNNTPICLAYGKDDPWVMPICGMQVKNQVPDAPYYEISPAGHCPHDEVPEVVNFLLRGWIRSLESGGSVVLPLLDDSQSLGYEVTKDLEFSRGGPNKLVRVQFHGSNYSLWSWLNSQFKPLFRRLLAQPSL